A section of the Phaseolus vulgaris cultivar G19833 chromosome 8, P. vulgaris v2.0, whole genome shotgun sequence genome encodes:
- the LOC137824804 gene encoding uncharacterized protein: MIGWSVELSEYNIKYEPQGPIKSQCLANFTSELQQCQELETTWTLHVDGSSSKKGGGARIVLEGPENIQVEKSLRFEFQTSNNQAEYEALIAGLLLARDVGARKIECKTDSQLMVGHINANYQIKDPLLLKYYHRVVNIISQFQSVKISHVKRQNNLRADTLSKLATAKMKGRHATVIQQTLSAPSVPVGECMVTEQGEEDWVSDMKKVNKDREEGKDGHDLSLAKKASRFVIIGEDLYKRAFSTPLLKCVSKAEAEYVLQELHQGACDLHYGAQTMATRVLRAEYYWPTLRTNCADFVKKCVCFQEHDPLIHLHPHNLQSISSPWPFALWGMDIIGPFPRATGQRKFLLVAIDYFTKWIEAEPLASITARQVQSFVWKDIVCRFGIPHTIFTDNGRQFTDRKLAKFYESLGIQHKTSSVEHPQTNDQAESANKVFLNELNKRLGSAKGKWVEQLVEVLWAYRCTPHSATGETPYNLTYGIDAMLPVEVGEPTIRRELHNLKINEECLRTELDLL, from the coding sequence ATGATTGGTTGGTCAGTCGAGTTATCTGAATACAACATCAAATACGAACCACAAGGACCTATCAAGTCCCAATGCTTAGCAAACTTCACGTCGGAATTGCAACAATGTCAAGAACTCGAAACCACCTGGACGCTGCATGTCGATGGCTCCTCGAGTAAGAAAGGAGGAGGAGCCAGAATCGTTCTAGAAGGACCAGAGAACATACAAGTCGAGAAATCTTTACGTTTTGAGTTCCAGACAtccaacaatcaagcagaatatgaagccctcaTAGCTGGATTATTGTTGGCTAGGGACGTGGGAGCCCGCAAGATAGAATGCAAGACAGATTCGCAGCTCATGGTCGGACACATCAATGCGAACTACCAAATTAAAGATCCTCTGCTCCTGAAATACTATCACAGAGTTGTTAACATCATCAGCCAGTTTCAAAGCGTCAAAATAAGCCATGTGAAACGACAAAACAACCTTAGAGCCGACACCCTGTCAAAGCTGGCTACCGCTAAGATGAAAGGCCGACATGCCACCGTCATCCAGCAAACCTTATCGGCTCCATCAGTCCCCGTCGGAGAGTGCATGGTAACGGAGCAAGGAGAGGAAGATTGGGTGTCCGACATGAAAAAAGTAAACAAAGACCGGGAAGAAGGGAAAGATGGCCATGACTTGTCTCTCGCAAAGAAAGCTTCCCGATTTGTCATAATAGGGGAAGACTTATATAAAAGAGCGTTCTCGACCCCACTACTCAAATGTGTTTCGAAAGCAGAGGCAGAATACGTTTTGCAAGAATTGCATCAAGGAGCATGTGACTTACATTATGGAGCACAAACGATGGCAACCAGAGTCCTGAGGGCCGAGTACTATTGGCCGACACTGAGAACTAATTGCGCTGATTTTGTGAAGAAATGCGTATGTTTCCAAGAGCACGACCCACTAATCCATCTTCACCCCCACAATCTCCAAAGCATTAGCTCTCCCTGGCCATTTGCTTTGTGGGGAATGGACATAATAGGCCCTTTCCCGCGAGCAACTGGACAAAGGAAGTTTTTGTTAGTAGCAAttgattattttacaaaatggATAGAAGCAGAACCCCTCGCAAGCATCACGGCTAGACAAGTCCAGAGTTTCGTATGGAAGGACATCGTTTGCAGGTTTGGAATCCCGCACACCATCTTCACGGATAATGGAAGACAATTCACGGATCGGAAGTTGGCTAAATTCTATGAAAGCTTGGGTATTCAACACAAGACAAGCTctgtggaacacccacaaactaACGACCAAGCTGAATCTGCCAACAAAGTCTTCCTGaatgaattaaataaaagaCTCGGCAGTGCAAAAGGTAAGTGGGTAGAACAACTCGTGGAAGTTCTTTGGGCCTATCGGTGTACCCCCCATTCGGCAACTGGGGAAACCCCGTACAACCTCACCTACGGCATAGATGCCATGCTGCCAGTAGAAGTTGGAGAACCGACAATCCGAAGAGAACTCCATAACCTGAAGATAAACGAAGAATGTCTAAGAACGGAGTTGGACTTACTCTAG